The sequence TGTGAGCACCGCGGGCGGCCCGGGGGGCGGGCGTGAGGGCAGGGGGGGACGGGCTGTGTACGGCGTGGGACCCCCGGggctgcacctgccctgctccccccgCAGGCACCGTGTGCTGCATGCTCGGTACCGTGTGCTGCTCCCCCGGCATTGGGTGCTGCATCCCCGGTACCGTGTGCTGCACCCTGACAccctgtcctgcatccctggcatTGGACGCTGCACCCCTGACACCCTGTCCTACATCCCCGGCATTGGGTGCTGCATCTCTggcaccctgtgctgcccctctgccctaCCTCTGCAGTCACAGCCATGCACAGGCAACACcttcaccccagccctgctccctgacCCTGCAATTCCTGCTCCTCACGCTCCGTAGCAGCTCCTGCACCATCCCTCTGGGCTGAACCTCGCCCTTCTGAGGGCTTTGTGGCCGCTGCCTCCCACCAAGAACCGctgctttggggctgggaggtgagcatgggcagtgctgggggagttGCCTCTTTGGCTTGTGTTAAAAGAGGGAAAGGTTGCAATGCTGGGCAGAAGTGCCAGCCAAAAAACATCCTTTCCCAAGGCTGACCGTGCAGGTGACTTGTGGGGATGCTGAGGAGCAAAGCTGTTGGATCTGTGTCTATGGCTTCTACCTTTGGAAAGGGGTGATGCAAGAGAGGAGCTGTCCAGAGGAGTCTGTTCTGCAGTTTGCTGCTGGTTCCACAAgtctgtgggtgctgggggagcagcaggtcattgtgctgcctgcctgcatcCTTATATCATGACAGAATGGTGTACGTGGGGCACTTGGGCATGTTGGAGTGAGTTGAGGTCATTGTGTGGAGGGATGGCAGAAGTGTggccccagctcctctgctgcaaaGCTGCTCCCTTGTTGTTGCCACACTCATCATAGCTGCATGGTGCTGGTAGCATGGCCAGCAGCAAAGATTTGGGCTGCattcccccccctccccagccatATTGCTGGGATTTCATTGTGGGATTTAATTGTTGCACCTCTCTCTGTATTTAAGGTGTGAAAATCTCAGACCTCTTGCAGGAGGCATCTGCTGATGGGCTGGGCCAGTGCCCTGCTCACAGGGAAGGCTgttctccagcacagcctgattAATGAGAATGTGACCCCACAGAGACTCAGCAGTGGGTTTTGGCCCAGTCAGTTCAATTGCAGGTTAATTAAAATGGCATTGTGTCAGCAGGGCAAGGGCTTGAGTCTCAGTAAAGGAACCAAAGCTGAATTTGTTCTTCAGGTTGTCCCTGGCAGtttgctgcaggcagcagagggtccctgtgctgctggcttccccatccctcaccaggcactgttgctgccatttccctgctcatttttctcttcctcttacTAGGTcgagctgggagctgcctgacCTGCGGGAAGGACGAGTAAAAGCCATCAGCGACTCGGATGGGGTGAGCTACCCCTGGTATGGGAACACCACAGAAACCGTGACCCTGGTGGGGCCCACCAACAAGATCTCCAGGTTCTCGGTGAGCATGAATGACAATTTCTACCCCAGCGTGACGTGGGCCGTCCCTGTGAGCAACAGCAACGTGCCGCTGCTGACCAGGATTAAAAGGGACCAGAGCTTCACCACGTGGCTGGTGGCCATGAACACCACCACCAAGGAGAAGATCATCCTGCAGACTATCAAGTGGAGGATGCGAGTGGACATTGAGGTGGACCccatgcagctgctggggcagcggGCGCGGCTGGTGGGCAGgactcagcaggagcagccgcGCATCCTCAGCAGGATGGAGCCCATCCCGCCCAACGCGCTGGTGAAGCCCAACGCCAACGACGCCCAGGTCCTCATGTGGAGGCCCAAGAGAGGGCAGCCCATCGTGGTGATACCTCCCAAGTAGGGCgtgcaggtgagcacagggtgcccccagccccgctgcagGCGGACAGGGCGCCcgagccacagcagagctctcgGCTTCTCCCGCCTTTGTTGTTGTGGTTGGAAACGTGGCTCCTCCTCGGGCAGAAATAGAGCCTGGCTGGCACGAGGGCGCAGAAGAGGGTTTGCTGAGCTGGAGGATTTCCCAGGAAGAGGAATGGAGTGtttgcagctggcacagaggcTGTCTGACGTGAAGGACTCGCCTTTCCTCGCGGGGCAGCGCGAGGAGCAGGAGTGTGGTTGGACCGTGCCCGTGGCAGATGCTGCTTCCCACCCAGCTGGAGGGAGaagcagaggctgtgcctgctgcagtgccccgtgtccctgctgtgtccataCCTATGCATTTCAAATGGATAACCCAGCCCTGGGATAGGACCAGGCAGTGGAGTGGGaatgggcagtgctggggggcGAGCAGAGCCCGGTGCTGGTTGCTCCCAGGGGGAGTGGGACACGTTTTGCATGCATCTGGGTGTGTTTGGAGTAGTTGTGAGTGTAGGAGATGCTCTTTTCCGTCTTGGAGTGAGGTCTAAGGGCAGGTTAGATGTCCTTTTGTTTTAAGGTGCACTGAGTCTTTGCTCAGCCTCCCCTCCCAAGTCCTGCTGGCCCTTCTCTTACGGAAGCAGAATGAATTCTCAGCCAAGTGAGGAATGGGGAGCGGTGCCattcccccagcccaggtgctCAGTGTGTGTGGGGTACCCAAACCAGCTCAGAGGTACCCCTGGAGTCactttgctttgctgcagaCCCCACTCCCTTGCTAGAAGTTGGGTGCTTGCTCATTTTCCGTGCAAATGCTGGCTCACATGGAGACCTCTTCCCCAGCCACCCACAGAGCAGGGTGGCTACTGGCTGGGCCACCAGCAGAGGGGATGGCACGCCTTGTGGTAACTCCCCAAGCTCTGTggaaggcagggatgtgagTGGAGGCTGTTCAGGGCAGGCCTGGGTTTGGTGAatgtgctgcctgctgtgcttgGGAGGGGTCACAGGGGGATTTATTTGCCTTTCTCCTCACTCCTTGCTGCCTGGATGGCTGGCATCAGCTGGTCCATGGGGCAgcagggtgctgtggggtgcagCTGGCAGGTCCCAGGATCTCACCCTGGAATTGCAGCAGAGGCATAAAccatgtctgtgctgctgctgctgctctgggtgctccaTCGCTGCTGGGCAGGTGGTTacagcttctgctgctttctctgctgtgtcCTCCCTGGCACGAGCCCTGCCTTCTTCATGCTGCAGGGGGattgtgctgccctggggatgcaggTCATTCCTGGgccattcctgctgggaaggtCCCACGTGCTATCCCGCTGGCAGGACAGCCCGGTGAGGAGTGCTGGGTGACACTTCCGTGCACAGGGGCTCCTGAGGCATCTTAGACCAAAAATCCCTGTGAAATCCCCATGCTATTTATTACCCTCAGTAGTGTTTGCTGCTGATCCcgttctttatttattttttctctgggAGCGTTTCCTTTTGATGCCTTGGCTCAGCATTTCCCTGTGCCGGGGCCGCTCCTGCTCCTCCCGCCGGCCTCCCGCCGGGCTGGGAACCTGCTGCTTTCCGTGCCTATGTCGGGGTTTAGAGGGGCTGCAGCCTTGCTGTGGGGCAGCttgggagggagagagggcTTTGAGCTTtggtttgctgtgttttctcccaCAGGGAGCTTGCTGGTGTGGGAAGATGTCCTGCTCTTGTGAGACTGTGGTTTTGTCCTGGTGTGGGACTGATGGCAGCTTTTGCCATCGCTGAtgttttgtttctcaaaaaGTGTGTGTGGAGAGGGGTTAGAAACTTGAAATACAATTTTCCTTAAGGACTGGGGGAGGAGGGGTAAGTATCTTTTGGTTTGAAGTAAGACAGGTGTATACTTTTGACCCAGGGGGACAGAAACATCTCTGGCAGCATCAGAGCTAAAAGGCCAGAGGAAGAGGTTCCCCAACAaacaggcagctccaaggggGGCTTCCTGCTGGGAGAAGGTGTTGTGTCCAGAGGCTGTGTGAGccagctccccaaaacccaTGGGAAATGGCTGCATGCTGCTGTCAGCCCAGGGAGCTGTCTGGGAGAGTGggggccctgctgcagggatgctgttgGATTCAATGCCACCTTTTGGGATTTGCTGGCCAGTCTGAGCCACGACACAGAACAGCAGTAGCTGAATTTCTGTCCATGAATGTCTGCCACATCCTGGTGCCAGGGTCAggctctgtgcctggctgtAGCCGTGTGCCTGaccccccagggctgccccagcctgcaggcaggtgctggctgagccctggggcCATGCCTGTGTTTTCACCTCTCCAGGCTTCTGCCAGGCttccattcctgctcctctgaggCTGGATTTGATGCACTTGACTCGGTTTGGTGCGTGGGTTGTCTTTGTGGGCATTTCCCCGTTAAAAAAGAAGTGGTGGGGGGGAAAAAGTTAGCAAAAATTGTTTGCAAAGAAACACGTGCaagcagcatttccattttGCACGTTTTCAAAAGGTGTTCACACCTGGGTGGAGgtggagctctggggctggtgctgctcaaaggaaggagggaaggtgGTGGGGGAGAGCTCCCCTGTGTGAGTCTGAGTTTGGCTCATTCCCTGTGGCTGGATGAGCACTCAGACCCCCATGGGATGCTTTCCCTGCACCTCCTTTCCCCACCAGCACCCCGTTATCTCAGGGAGGGGCAGCTCATGGAAATGCCCACCCTCGTGCTCCCCGTGCCCTGAACCTTGGGGTGCCCCTTCCCATCCTCGGGtcacttatttatttatgtatttatttatttatttattggtaTTTATTGACAACTGGAAGTGGggggtgggtggggaggggggtcATTTCTGCTGCACAGTGGGGGCAGCTGGGTCTCCCCcacacacccagccctcccctACATTtcagggtgctgctgggagcacctCTGGGGAGGGATGCCCCACGCTCCCATCCCCCTTTTcgagagggagaaaaaagaaggggaaccACAGCGGTGCCTGCGGGGAGGGCACCCTGTGCTCACCgccctccctgcaggagcttggtgctccctcctgtgcccatccctgtttACTGACCCCGCCTCCTGGCGCTGCTCCCGCTGTTTCCAGAGGGCGGGAGGAGCCGGGATGGATGAATGTCACTGCTGAGAACAGACCAAACCAGGTATTCTGCTGCCGCGTGGGGAAAATCAGAACGAGAGGAAAGCTGGTTTTGCAGAGTGCCTTAAACACAAATGACTTTACCGAGTAGGGGGCTTGGACTTCTGTCTCTGGATGTTATTACCAACTCGAAAAGTGTTGCATTTCACTTCTCTGGGATTAAAAGAAAACTACTCGAGCTGTATTGGAGCCAAAGCTTGTGTTTGCTTGAGTCTCTCTGGCTGGTTTGTACCTCTGGGGCCACAGCAGCACCGTGGAGCCAGCAAATTGTATTAATGGCATTTCAAtcagcccctgcctgcctcagcagtggcaccagtggctgtccctgctggctttAAGCCTGGTGACAGGATTTGCTCCACTTTGTCCTGCCTTGCAGGTGGCTTCTCTGGTGTCCCAGAGAGgttgtgctgtccctgcagtgcccctcCCCAGGGCATGGACTGAGCAGGCTGTTTGCACAAAGGTTactgtggggctgtgcccttGAGCTTCCAGAAAATTGGACAAAGCTTGGAGGGGGCAGATGTTCCTTTTTCCCTTAGGAAACCAGATCAAAGTGAGGAACAGTGAGAAACCCAGGAGTTCGTGCAGCCCAGCCATGGGAACTAGGAAAGCTGCCCAGCCTGATAAAGCTGAAaagctacaggaaaaaaacatgtttCCCTTTTGAAATTGTAGattccccctcccctttctTGCAGAGTGGAAGAGTGAGAACAAAAGTCAGCCCAGAGACCAACTGTTCCTATCTTCCAGTCAAAATAATTCATGGGAATAATATGGAGTTTCATAACGAGGCTTCATTTAAAAGCCATTTGGGGAAATACACCAATATTACATGCATAGTTCCTGAAggcaattaaaaattaataaacccCTTTTTTGGTGGGGGAGGGATAATGAAAGAGGGTTGTGGGTTCTGCCTGAGGTTTAGCCTGGAGGAGGATTTCACTGCTCACCTTGAACAACAAACCTGCCAGTCCCCACTTGCTGGGAGGGTACATTTGTGCCCCAAGACAGCTGATTTCTTtaacagctgctgcttttggacCTGTGCTGGGCATTGAGGCATGCTGGCAGCCACCCTATGAGCAATTCAGTGAGCAGCTTTCTTTCTTGCTGTTATATTAAAACATTGCTCATCTCTTGACAAATCCCTGAGGTGGGGGTGtgggagagcaggcaggagtttgcacagctcctgtcctgcctgcccatgCCCTAGGAGCAGGGAAGGACCTTCTGCCCAGCAGCCAAGGGCAGGCCAGGCTGAGGCACATtcttccttcccagcagggGAAGCACAACTGCCTTGTCTGAGACCGTGTGTCCTGGGACAAGCTGTCTTTCCAAAAGGCCCTCCTTGCAGAACAAGAACAAGGgcagtctgtgctgctgccaccccccTCCAGAGCCTGGGCACAAATCCCAGTAACTGCTGTGGGGGCCAGCAGAGACACGCAAGGGACACTGCAGGTAGTACTGAAGGTCAGTTTATTTGCTTGATTCCCTCTTCCACCAAATCTGGAAACAATCACCTTCCAGCAAGAGATGAGAAAGCAGTTAACAAGTGAGAGAtttggctctgcagctcctcccctACTCGTGGGACCAAAGGTTAGATGGCTGCTCTGAAAGGCAcgcagcagctccctgtcccagcaggactCCCCTTCTCACCACGCCTCTGGGACAAGCATGGCTGGGAGCAAACGGGACAGACAccccagcaggagccctggagTGCCCCCTGCTCCGCTCACCTCGCCTTGGAGGCAGGAAAACACCGGGGTTCAGGGAGAGGCTTAGCAGGAGGGCTGGTTTagtgctgccaggctgtggatTGTGCAGTGTCAGAGGGGCTGGGCTCGGGAAGGCTCCGGCaggacggacagacagacagacagacgtCTCACTCTGGCTGCGGGGTGTAGCGCAGGTACTTCTTGCCCGAGGGCAGCTCCTTGGTGAAGACTCCTTTGGGGAAGAGCTTCTTGGCTTCCTCCTCAGGTAAGGTGGGCACGACCATGACGCTGTCACCAGGCTAATGGGGACAAAAGGGGACCGTGAGGAGCTGGCAAGGTGCCATGAGGAACCACAGCACTCCCATGGGAGCAGGGAGTAAGGATGGGAAATGTGAGTCTGGCTGCCATGCTGGACAGAGCCTGCTCATCCCTTCCTATTGTTCAGGCAGCCCTGGATTCCCCCTTGATCCCAAGCCCTGCTTTCCTAGCAGGTGGGTGAGCAGGGCCACCCCACTGGGAGCTTAtgctgcagggaacagcagccTTCAGAGGCAAGGCTGCCTCCCCACCCTGCAAGGGAGGCTGGCTGCCATTTCAATGCCTGGCTGTGAGCTTTGCCCTGCTCCTCACCTTCCAGTCCACA is a genomic window of Oenanthe melanoleuca isolate GR-GAL-2019-014 chromosome 8, OMel1.0, whole genome shotgun sequence containing:
- the FAM78B gene encoding protein FAM78B, whose translation is MGCLQSVACKARVRREQIVVSDVSATIEPAATAIEESSPVVLRYRTPYFRASARVLMPPIARRHTWVVGWIQACNHMEFYNTYSDLGVSSWELPDLREGRVKAISDSDGVSYPWYGNTTETVTLVGPTNKISRFSVSMNDNFYPSVTWAVPVSNSNVPLLTRIKRDQSFTTWLVAMNTTTKEKIILQTIKWRMRVDIEVDPMQLLGQRARLVGRTQQEQPRILSRMEPIPPNALVKPNANDAQVLMWRPKRGQPIVVIPPK